The Theobroma cacao cultivar B97-61/B2 chromosome 2, Criollo_cocoa_genome_V2, whole genome shotgun sequence genome includes the window TTGAAAGACTCGTAGCAGATCTTTCGGTTGTGAAGAAATTTAACCCAAAGTTTGCGTCAGGCCATTAGCATTTGGCCCTACGCCTTTTAACATCTTGCAATATTGTTATCACCCTACTTATAGATAGGCGTACTTTCTCAACAAGCCAACCAGCCCTGGAAACCTCTCTTCTTTATgaatcatttcttctttcagcCAATTTCAGCCTTTGATTCATTCTTTCACAGTACTAATTTCCTTGTTGTAGTGCTTGTTTTCGGGCTTTGGTATCTTTGAGGGAATTAATCCCAGGCTTCCTGAAACTCGGAGGAAGTTGTACTTTGTCTCATCACTTTTCAATATTCTTCTCCTAGTCCCAGGTTTGCCTTTTGTTAGGTCTTTttcgttttctttttgtagttTTGTGCTTCCTGTTCAGCTTTTCTTTCTAGCCTCTAGAAAGTGGTAACGATTTTCTTGgggtcattttctttttgttttttgttttgttgtagCAAATATTCTGTCTGAAGTTTCAGGAGCTCCATCCATGGCTATGCTTACATTAAAATCAACTTACAACACAAACCTCTCACAAACGGTGGCCTTGGAGAAAAACAATGGCAGCCCTTGTGATGCTTCTTTCTCTACTTTCCTGAGCGGTGCTGAGGAAAATTATGTGCGAAAACAACTTTCAGAGTCAGGCCGAGACCTCGGCCCCAAGATCAGCGACCAAGGTGATCATCATTATTCaggaaggaagaaagaagaagatggAGAGATTGGAGTGTTTGGTGCTGAAAAGTATTTCAATGGAGGGATAGATGCGGATAGTCCTAGATTAACCAAGATAGATGCAATGAAGCTTGAATGTGTGAAACGTGAAGGAGTCAATCTAGAGCCTATCAAGCCTGTGATACACCAGGGAATTCCTAGTGTTCGCTCTGAATCAAGCTGGAACAGCCAAAGTGCATTGCTCCAGATTGTTACGAGGAATCCTCCGCGGCCAAAAGCTAACAAGGTGAACGGAAAGACTTTTCTTTCTGGTCTTGTTGCCTGCAAATGCTACTGTTCTGATAGGGATTCTGTTGATATTGAAGAACAAGTTGGTGAAATAAGTTTCAAGAGAACTGCTAACGGTGGGGTGGTTCAAGGCAGGCAAAACAAAGCAGCAGCCAGTAAGGCTAGTCTAGAGGTCAATAAACCACCGGCAGAGCCCTGGATCAAGGAGGACCTTTTTACTTTCCCGACTATGAATTCTACTGTGGGAATTCAGCCAGTTAATGTTCCGTTGCAAGGAGAAGTAGATGAAATCGGACGGAAATCACTAGAGGTTTTTGGCTCCCCTGTACTTGGAAGGAGAAACAAGCCTTTGAACCTTGGGAGGAGGCTAAAAATGTTGTCTTGGGattcaaatccaaaagcaGAAGAAACTGAAAATCCTAAAGGTAACTACAATGATACAGAGAGTGATGCAAGTTCAGATTTGTTTGAGATAGAGAGCCTCACAGGCAAAGCCTATCCCTTTCTTGCAAGACAAGCATCTGAAGCAGCATCTGGCTGTGTCACCCCAACAACTTGTTATGCACCAAGCGAGGCCAGCATAGAGTGGAGTGTGGTCACTGCCAGCGCAGCAGATTTCTCAGGGATGTCTGACTATGAAGAGCTAAGGCCATCAACAACAACCTTACCAAGCCCAATTAAAACATTTTCGACAACTATAGATGCCAAAACTAAGAGTGACAAGGAGTTTCAGAGGCGCCGTTCAGGTGGTCTATTGGGCTGCAATAGCCAGAAAGCTGTCAAAGTTGCTGAAGATGCATACAAAACAAATGACAAGGCAGGTTTCGAGCCAAGAATGCGCCGTGTGTCTGACTCCTACACGCCTGCCACAAGGTTTCGAGCTGAGACTCAACTTGCCGGTTTTGAACCTATACAAACGCCACGGATTCTTGCCACTCGCTCCCTTCCCCATCCACATTCATCACCACGAGCTTCGCCTCTCTTGTATATTCAGTAGGTTGGAATAGCTTGTCTGTAGTTTGTTTTCATTAGTTATTTTTGGTGTAAAACTTGTTATTAAAAAACTTTTATGCTTCTACTAGTACTAGTGTTGAATTCCATAAAATGAACCTAATCATTTGGAAAGTGAATCCAAAAATCACAGCGAGTGTCATTTATTTGACAgatgaatatatatacatataaaaactTGAAATGCATGGATGCTGaaggatgatgatgaatgtAATTGTGTTTGCAGCCAGATATTTGGGTCCATGGAGCTGTTTCCCAGTTACTTTTGGCTTGCCTCCTCTTCTATGGCAGAATTACAGACTTACAAGACTAGCATTTTGCTCAGCTAATTCTGTTAATCAAGACCTGATCAATATATTAGGACCATAACCATTATCTTTCCAGCTTTATTAGCAAGTGCTATAACCTGGACTTTTCCAATAATTGATATCCTGTGCTTTTGTC containing:
- the LOC18610410 gene encoding protein PHYTOCHROME KINASE SUBSTRATE 1 — protein: MAMLTLKSTYNTNLSQTVALEKNNGSPCDASFSTFLSGAEENYVRKQLSESGRDLGPKISDQGDHHYSGRKKEEDGEIGVFGAEKYFNGGIDADSPRLTKIDAMKLECVKREGVNLEPIKPVIHQGIPSVRSESSWNSQSALLQIVTRNPPRPKANKVNGKTFLSGLVACKCYCSDRDSVDIEEQVGEISFKRTANGGVVQGRQNKAAASKASLEVNKPPAEPWIKEDLFTFPTMNSTVGIQPVNVPLQGEVDEIGRKSLEVFGSPVLGRRNKPLNLGRRLKMLSWDSNPKAEETENPKGNYNDTESDASSDLFEIESLTGKAYPFLARQASEAASGCVTPTTCYAPSEASIEWSVVTASAADFSGMSDYEELRPSTTTLPSPIKTFSTTIDAKTKSDKEFQRRRSGGLLGCNSQKAVKVAEDAYKTNDKAGFEPRMRRVSDSYTPATRFRAETQLAGFEPIQTPRILATRSLPHPHSSPRASPLLYIQ